TTCACGAAGCGCAGCATGTCATTAATGAGGGTTTCGAGCTGGCGCAGCCGTGCCACGGTCTTGCCGGTGAAGCGCTCGCGGCCGCTGGCGTCCAGGGCGGGCGATTGCAGTTGCGAGGCATACAGGAGGGCGGCGGAGAGCGGGGTGCGCAACTGGTGGGCGAGGTTGGCGAGCATCTCGCCCATGGCGCTCAGGCGCTGCTGGCGCTGGCGGGCATCGCGCAGGGCCTGGCTTTCGGTGACATCCTGCACCAGCAGAATCTGGCCATTGTCATCCGGCAGGCGGTTGTAGGAGATGTTCAGGCGTTTATCCAGTCCCCCAGGACTGACCGGCCGCAGCAGCCATTCCCCCTGCTCCAGGGTTTCCAGCCGCCTTGCGGCCAGTTCTGCCCAATCATCACCGGGTACGGGCTGGCTGCCGAAGATCCGCCGCGCCTCGGGATTGAGGTCCTGCACGCGGTCCGCGGCATCCAGCACCAGAACAGCCCCCGGCAGCAGGTTCAGGAGCAGATTGAGACGCTGGCTGAGCTGCTCCTTTTCCTGGAGCTGCTGGCGCAGGCGCAGGTTGGCTTCGGCCAGCTCGTCATTCAGGCGGGCGACCTGGTCCTGCAGGGCGGCATAGGCCGCGCTCAGCTCGGCCGAGGCCTGATTGAAAAGCTCGAAGGCCTCCAGCAGGTCCTTGGGTTGCGCCATCATGTCGCTCACGCCAGAGCGCGCCGGCTCAGGCGACATTCTGCTCGTTGATGCGCAGCCCGAACTTCTTGATCTTCTCGACCAGCGTAGTACGGCGCACATTGAGACGCTGGGCCGCATGCGTCACCACGCCATCGGCTGCCGCCAGGGCCTGCTGGATCAGATCCCGCTCGACATTGTCGAGGTAGTCCTTGAGATCAAAGGGTCCTTCCGGCAGGATCACGCCCGCATCCAGCCCGAACTCACTGGCATCGGGATCACTGAAGGCCAGGCGCAGTGAAGGCATTTCGCCGTTTTTCAGGTTGTGCAGCTTGTCCGGCAGATGCTCGGCCGACACCCGCTCGCCGGGATAGAGGATCACCAGCCGCTCGATGATGTTCTGCAGCTCCCGCACGTTGCCGGGCCAGGTGTACTGCATCATCACTTCCATGGCGCTGTCGCTCAGCTCGATCTGCTCGCGGCCCTCGGCCTCCAGGCGGCTCAGGGTATGGCGGACCAGCAGCGGGATGTCATCGAGGCGCTCGCGCAGAGTGGGCAGCACGATGGGAAAGACATTGAGGCGATAGAAGAGATCCTCGCGGAAGCGGCCCTCATTGATGGAGGCCTCCAGATCGCGGTGCGTGGCGGCAATGATGCGGGCATCGGCCGGCAGGGACTTGATGCCGCCCACCCGCTCGAAGGTGCGCTCCTGCAGCACGCGCAGCAGCTTGACCTGCATCTGCGGGCTCATCTCGCCGATTTCATCGAGTAGCAGGGTGCCACGCGCGGCCAGCTCGAAGCGCCCCTTGCGGGTGGTGATGGCGCCCGTGAAAGCGCCCTTTTCATGGCCGAACAGCTCACTTTCCAGCAGGTCGGCCGGTACGGCGCCGCAGTTGAGCGCGACAAAGGAATAGCCGTTGCGTTTCGAGTGATGATGGATGACCCGCGCCACCATCTCCTTGCCGGTGCCGGATTCGCCCAGCACCAGCACCGTGGCATCGGTATCCGCCACCCGCTGGATCAGGTCATGCACCTGGCGCATGGCGCGGCTGCGTCCCACCAGGCCCGAGAGGCTGTAGCCCTCATCGATCGTACCCGCGGGTTCGCCGATCTGCGCGGCGGCCGGCGACAGGGCCTTGCGGATCGCCAGATGCAGGGCGCCAGCCTCCACCGGCTTGCGCAGGTACTCGTGCGCACCGGCCTTCATGGCGGTCACTGCCTGCATCCAGTCATCCCGCTCCGAGAGCACGATGAACACCGCCGCCGGAAAGTGGCGCCGCAGCACCGGCATCCGCTCCAGGCCACTGAGATCATCCTCCAGATCCAGCAGGATGACGCGTGGCGCGATATCCATGTTCAGGCGCCCGTAGCTGCCAGAGTCCACATCCACCCGGTGGACTTCGTAATCAGCCTGGATCAGCAGTGGGTAGTAGGTATCCTGAATCTGTTGGTTTTTTGCAACAAGCAAGACGGACGGGCCGCTCATCTATTTCCCTTTTACAACTTTGTATTTTTGAACTGTTGCTGTTCTAGATAGTAGTTATTCTGGCGGTGTCAATTCCTTGACCCATTTTCGCCAGCAAGTCAGAGCATGTCAAAGCGGGGGATGGGTGGATCAGGCGGGCTCAGCACCGGGCTGTCCGCGCTGGCGGCGAACCTCCTGGCGATGCTGGCGGAAGATGAATTTTTCAAGCTCGGCCTGCAGATCCTCGTCAAGCGCATCAAACTGCAGATAGATGCGCGTGCCAGAGGCCTGCGGCGCCAGACCGGCAACGTGCCCCTCCAGCACCAGGGGTACCGGCACTTGCGGATGTGGATACAGGCTGATCTCTACACTTTGCCCGAGCCTTGGCGCCTCAGCCGCCACCCAGCTCATTTGCTGGGCGCTAAGCCGCAGTTCAGCGACCGGGGGAAGGGCCTGTTCGCGGGAAAGCACCGAGGAGAGCATGCTCAGCATCAGGTTGAGCTTGGCGTCCAGGCGCTGAAACAGCTCCCGCTCCGGCCCCGCAGGTTCCCTGGCTGCCGGGCCATCCAGCCCCTCCAGCACCCGCAGCAGCGCCTGATTGCCAAGCCGGTTCCCGCCCGCCATCTCGCCTGCCGGCAGGTCGCGCCAGCGCAGCGGCAGATGCAGGGTAACGCTCAGGCTCTGCTCTGTTTGCTCGGACATGCGGGTATCATCCCTTCAGGGCCAAACCCTAAAGATCATTAATCGCCTGGTAGGCGCGCTGCCCCTTCGCGCCCTGCTGCAGGCCGCTCATCGAGGCCTGCAGGCTCTGGCTTTGCCGGGTGCTCAGGGCAAGTGTCTCACGGTCCAGTTCCAGCAGCATCTGCGCCAGCGCCACCCGCTCCGGGTCCGCCAGCCAGGCCGCAGGCCGGTGGTCCTCGGTATCGCCAAACACCACCGGCACCAGCACCTCGCGCGCCTGCTGGCAGCGTCCCAGCGCCTCCCAGTTCTCCGCTTGCGCCGCCGCCCGCATGGCCTGGCTCAGGCTCAACACCTGGGCAGCCAGGGTTTTCAAATCGGGCTCAGGGTTTGGCATTGGGCCCGATCGCCTTCCAGGCGCCGTGGATCTCACCGGCCAGCTTCTGCACCTCGGCCAGCGCCTCCAGGCTGTTTTTCAGGTTGGCCTCCAGCAGACGCATGCTCATGTACTCGTAAAGCTGATCCAGATTGGCAGCAATCTCCCCGCCCTTTTCCTTATCGAGGCTCACCCGCAGTTCTTCCAGGATCGCCTGGGCCTTGTCGAAGGCCTTGCACTTTTCCGGGATCTTCGACTGCATGATGGCAAAGCGCGCCACCGTCAGCCAGCGTTCCAGACCTTCGTAAAGCATTACGATGAGCTGATGCGGGGTGGCCGCGGCCACCCCGGTTTCCGTACCCACCTGCGCATAGGCCTTGGCGGCATTGTTCATCGATCCGTACATCCTGTCCTCCCGATATGACTTGATGGCCTACTGACCGATCTTCGGCAGATTGGCCAGTTGTTGCGTCAGATAATCACTGGTGCGGCGCATCTGCCCGAGCATCACGTCCAAAGCCGTGAACTGGGCGCGGTAGCGTTCCTCGACATCCTGTAAGCGTCTTGTCAGGGCATCGCGGCGCTGGCCCAGATCCTTGATCGAGCGATCGATGCCATCGGTGCGGCTGCTGATGGCCCCATCCTTTTCCAGCATCTTGCCGGCCAGATCATTGAGCCGGTAGGCATAACCCTGCCCGAAATCAAGCGTGCCGCCCACCGCCCCCTTGAGCACTTCGAGCTTGATGCCTTCCACCGCCGTGCCCGAGGCCCCGGTCAGGAACTGCCCCGATCCCGTCGCCGCCATGCCGTTGATGGTGCCGGCCACGTCCACCCCGGCCGTGCCGACGCCGGCACTGAAACCCATAGTGGTAGCGGTGTTGGTATCGACGCTGGTGAAGTCCACCGTGCTCGCCGAACCGTATTTCGCGGAGCTGAGCACCAGCCGGTCATTAGCGGAATCAAAGCTGACATTCACGGAAACGCCGCCTGTTTTGAGCGCGCTGTCGCCGTTGATCCTGGATTGCAGCTCGGCCGCCAGCGCAGCGCCTGTGGTATAGGAGCCCTGGCTCAGGGTGATGGTGCCGCTCTGCACACCGTCCACCTTCAAAGCAAAGGTGTCGTTAGTGGAATCCACGGTAAAGGCGGTGTCGAAGGTGCCCGGCGTAGTGCTGTCGGCCAGGGCCGCCGTGCCCACGCCATTGTAGAAACCCTGCGCCGCCTGGGTACTGATGTTCACGGCATAATTGCCGGCCTGGCTCTTGTCCGTGCTGCTCACATAGCGGACCAGGCTGTCTGTCACCCGCCCGGTGGCGGCAAACAGCCCGGCGATGTCGTCCGGGAAATCGCTCATGGCCTTGTCGAGCTTGCTGCTGTCCAGGGCCAGGGTGCCATCCTTCTGGAAACTCACGCCGATGTCGGACAAGAGCTTGTAATTGCCGCCAACCCCGCTCAGGCTATCGCTGAGCGTCGAGCGCACCTGATTGATGATCCCGCGCGCCGCGCTGTCACCCTGCAGAATCGCGCCCTTCTTGGTCGTGGCGTCATAAGAGGTCAGATCGCGCACGGTCTTGTTGAGATCGTTGTAGGCCTTCACGAAGCCATCCACCGCCGACTTGATTGCGGCGGTATCGCGGGAGACAGTCAGGGTGGTCGGTGTACCGGCATTGGTTTTCAGAAGGTTCAGGGTCACGCCCTCGATCACCCCGGTCACGGTGTTGGAGGACTTCTTGACGCTGAGCCCATCCACCGTGAAAAGCGCATCCTGGGCGGCCTGCAACTGCGTCAAATTCTTGCCGCTGCCCGCGACTGCGGTCGGGTCGTAGGCTAGCTGCGACAGCCCCGCGCCGTCGGTATTGGTGGTATCGGCGTCGGCAATACTGATCTTGATGCTGTTGGCGGCCCCGGTATCCGTAGAGGTGAAAACCAGTTTATTGTCGGTGCCATCATTGACGATGGTGGCCGAGACGCCAATCTTCGCGGCGTTGATGGCGTCGCGGATGCCGGCCAGGCTCTGGTGGGCGCTGTCGATGGTGACGGTCTGAGCGGGCTTGTCGGCATTGGCGGTGAAGGTGTTCGCGCCGCTGTCATAACTCCCGAACTGGATGGTGATCGAGCCCGTGCCCACGGCATCGGTGGTGTTGGTGAAGCCCGCGCTGCGCAGCTTCTGCGCCTGGGCGAGCTGGTTGACGGCGATGCCGTAGCTGCCTGCTGCCACGGTGCCCGTAGCGCTGGCGGTGAATATCGACTTGTCGGCACTCTCGGCACTGAACTTGGCAAAGGGCGCCGCGTCCTTGAGCCCGGCCATGGCCGACTGGAAGCTCGACAGGCTGCCCTTGAGCGAGCCATAGGCGCTCAACTGGGCCTGATAGCTCGCCTCCTTGCGATCCAGCGCCTTGAGCGGCTGCTGCTCCACCGCCATGAGCTGGCTGATGATGCCATTGATATCCAGATTGGAGCCAATTCCGGGTGCTGATAAACCAGCCATTTTTCACCTCCGCGATTCAGGCGGAACTACTTGCAAGAATTCTGCCAGTTTCGAGATCCGGCAGGAGCGCCTTCTGGGCACGCGTCAAAAGGCGCTCCTGCCAAAACTCCGGGCAAAACCAGCCCCTGCCCCGGCCAGGGCACATTCAAAGCCGAACAAACCAGCTCAGGCCTTGTCGCGGATCAGCAGGCCCACCAGGCGGTCCAGGCCCTTGGCGATGGCGAGCATTTCCTCGGAAGGGATCTGCCGCAACACCTGCTTGGTTTCCTGATCGACCACTTTTACCAACTGCCGGCCGGTATCCTCGTCCACCGAAAACTCGATGCTGCGCGAGAGCATCCGCAGGGCCTCGTTCACCCCGCGCACCGCTTCCTTGACGGCTTCGGGCTTGGGCGGTGCTGATTTTTCCGGCTGCGGAGCGGCAAGATCCTGCCGGCCGGCATCGGGGCTCAGCGTCACCGGCTGCACCGGCGCCACGGGCGCGGGCTCAGTGCGGCCCAGTTCCTGCGGTACAACATTAATGGATTGAATGTTCATGATTCCACCTTACTGGTGTGGGGCGGGCTTGCGCCCGCCCCGTCTTCTTGGCTTGCGGCCCGAATGCTGCCGCCGGCCGATTAACCCCGCAACAGGGACAGCACGTTGTTGGGCAGGGAGTTGGCTTGGGCCAGCATCGCCGTACCGGCCTGCTGCAGGATCTGGCCGCGGGTCAGCGAGGCCGTTTCCGCCGCGAAGTCGGCGTCCTTGATGCGGCTACGAGCGGCATTCAGGTTTTCCGAAGTAGTCTGCAGATTGGCTACCGTGCTTTCAAAGCGGCTCTGTACCGCGCCCATCTTGGAGCGCTGCTTATTCACCGCGGACAGTGCACTGTCGACGATCTTCAGTGCCAGGGTGGCGTTGTCCGCACTCGTAACATCCAGCGTGGATACAGCTTTGAGCGCCGAAGTCTCACTGGCGTTAGTCAATGTCTTAGCAGCCGTACCCGTGGCGCTGAATGAGCTATCGGAATCAAACGTCACCTGACCAGTCACAAAAGCGTCGTCAGCCGTCGTGTCCGCAGCCAAACTCACACCGCCTATGGTAACGGCGCCGGCATTGGCAGTGGTCGTGTCACTGACCTTGATATTATTGCCGGAAGCGTTGGTCAGGGTAATACCGCTGCCGTCCGTCTTTACCGATGCGGTGACGCCGGTTTTGGAGGACACGTCATTGAAAGCCTGTACCGCCGCAGAGAGATTATCACTGCCAGTAGTGCCCCCGATGGTGAAGGAAACCGTCTGCGCGGTGCTGTTATCGGACAAAATCTCCAGCGTGTAGGAACCCGCAGCACTGAAGGTGGTGTCGATCGAGGTCTTGGCAGAAGCTGTTACACCAGTCTTGTCAGAGACGTTGTTGACCTGTTCAGAAATGGTCTTGGCACTGGCATCAGTCGCTACGGTAATATTCTGGCTGCCCAGTGCACCATTGACCGCAAGCGTATCTCCGCCTGAAGTTCTAAAGCCGCCGCTGGCCGCCGAAGAGGACGCGCCGGAGACGCGATGGTCGCCATACTGGCTGGTGCGGTAGCTGCCGATGGTCATGTCGATGGACTGGTTGGCGTTGGCACCCACCTGAAAACTCGCGGTACCGAAGGTGCCGTCGAGGATCTTCTTGCCGTTGAACTCGGTAGTAGTGGAGATGCGGTCGAGTTCTGAGCTCAACTGCGTCACTTCATCCTGAAGCGCCTGACGGTCGCTGGCGGAGTTCGTGGCATTGGCGGACTGCACCGCCAGTTCGCGGATACGTTGCAGAATGTTACCGGCCGCCCCAAGCGCGCTTTCCGCCGTCTGTGCCAAAGAAATACCATCGTTGGCGTTGCGCACCGCCTGATCCATGCCCCGGATCTGCGCAGTGAAACGCTCGGAGATCGCCAGACCCGCGGCATCGTCCTTGGCACTATTGATCCGCAGACCGGAAGACAAGCGCTGGAGCGCAGTGTTCAAGGAGCTTTGCGAAGTATTGAGGTTACGTTGTGCGTTCAGAGACGCGATATTGGTATTGATGATAGCAGACATAGCCTTCTCCCTTGTCCGTGGAAAAAATCGAGCGTTCTTGCTCAGCGACAGCGGCCTGGAAAGATTCCACCGCTGTCATTTTCCTTATCGGCACAGAAAGAAGAAACTTTAGGACCTTCTGCTGAATCAGGAGAAACCTGCTTCAGCTAGGGTAGCCAGGCCTCCACCCATTTGTCGAGGTTTTCCTCCAAGATCCAGTTCTGCAAGACATAAGTGCGCAGGCGCTCGCCGGCGGCGGCACTGGCTACGGGATCGGCAAGGTGCATCCTGATGGCGTCGACCCATTCCTGAGTACGGTTCCTCACGCGAGTCACCGGTGCTGCCTGGTAAGGATAGATATCAGTGCAAACGACCGGGTAGCCGAGGATGCCATATTCCAGGATGCGAAGGTGGCTCTTGGCCTCGTTAAAGGCATTCAGTTCCAATGGGGCGATGGCCAAGTCCAGATTCAGCGCGGCAAGGCGGGCGGGATACGCTTCAATGGGTACCGGCGGATGGAACTCACTGACGTAAGATCGCCAAGAATCGGGACACATTCCAAAGAAAACCCAATCGACCTCGTTCGCGAGAAGTCGCACGGCCTCCGCGATTACCGATAAGTCACCCTCATGCCCTGCAGCACCCGCCCAACCCACTCTTGGTTTTTTTCGAGCCTGCCGTGGTGGAGCGAGATCGGCCCAGCGGGCCCGCTCGATGAAATTGGGTACCACGCGCATCTCGGGAGCCCATGAACCATAGGCATGCGCCAGCGGCTCGGTGGAAACGACCAAACGGTCACACATCCCGACTGCGGTACGCAGACGCTCGGAAATATTTTTTGGAATAGCCGCATGGTTGCCATTTTCAAATGGCACTTGCGTCATCAGATCATCAAGTTCAAAGATGCGCAAAGCCCGATTGAATTTTTTATGGCGCTGTATTGCTTCGATCTGGCGCCATTCGATCTGCCGTTGAAAAACGATGCTCTCCGGGTCCATACGCCCAACTTCCGTAGGCGTGAACAGAAATCCGCTAGACCAGCCCTGGATGGCACCCGCGTGATTCAGCGCACGCATCGGTCCCCATACGCGCTGCTCTCCACAGCCCATGCGATCCGCCGCCAAGGCGAGCACGCGTGCCCGGGGGCGCCAATCCGGATCCCAGGTCAGACCGGCTTCCCGCTCGATCGAGAAACTTACTTCCATCAGGCTAAGATTACGATTGAACGCCGGATCATTAGACAAACGTTTTCCCCAACGCGACAGCATGGTATCTACTTCATGCCAGAACCTTGGGTGCTCCACCGGTTTATCTACGTCGGTGTGCCGGCTTGCCGATCCCTTATGGACCATGGAGACAAACGGGGTCCACACATTGCGGTAACCAGCATCCTGCAGTTTGAGACAGAAATCGACATCGTTATAGTTAATGTGCAGGTTTTCTTCATCCAGTCCCTCCACCTGAAAGTACTTTTTCTTGTCCACCATCAAGCATGCTGCCGTAACCGCTGAATAATTCTGCTCGACCTGGAAGCGTCCCAGATAACCACAGTTCGAAGCTGGCTGACCGTGTCCGGGATGATCGGCTACGCCGAATACGCTCATACCAAGCACCACTCCCGCATGTTGCAATGCGCCGTCGGGGAAGAGCAGTCGCACACCCACGCCCCCGATCTCATCACGCTGGGCTTGGCCCAGCATGACCTCGATCCAGTCACTTTGGGTCAGCTCGGTATCGTTATTGAGAAGCACGAGGAACTCGCCCCGGGCTTGTCGTGCAGCCAGGTTCATCTGGGCAGCATAGTTAAAGGGGTGAGGATAAGCCAGAACGCTGACCCTCTCCGGATAGTGGGCACGAAGGGCATCCAGATACTCAAGTGTCGCCGGATCCTTGCTATCATTGTCGACAATGAGGATATCGAAATGCGGGTAGCTGCTGCGATGCAGCACACCTTCAATACAAGGTTCCAGCAGGTCACGGCGATCGCGGGTGGGTATGATAATGGTTACCCAGGGCTGCCCTTGCAGGACGTAGCGAACGCGCCGGGTGTCAGGTAATAAACCAGATTCCACATTGGCATCTTCACCACAGCGGTACAAGTGAGCCTGCAACGCCTTGCATGCCATTTCCGGCGGAGCGGGTGCTTGCGTCACACGATGATACAACACGTCGGGAATATGTCCGATACCATCCACGCCCAATCGCTCATAGGCTCGCAACATCAGATCGTATCGCGCGGCCTCGGCCATGACTGGATCGAATCCACCCAGATCGTGGAAAAGATCTCGGTGCATCAGCAGGAGGTCACCGATGTAATCCATGCTGCGTAGCAGGTCGGGGTTGAAATCGGGTTTGAAGCGCGGCGCCTGACGCATGCCATCCTGCCAGCTATCTTCATCGCTGTAGATGAGCTGCCATCCGGGATGCCGGTTGATGGCCTCTACGAAAGCGAACAAGGCATGTGGCGCGATCCGGTCGCCGGCATGAATTACGCCCACCCAGTCCGCCTCCTGCATGCACAAGGCTTCGTTCAAAGTCGCCAGCCCATCCTTGGCCTGGATCCAGGTCAGCACCTCAAGACCTGCCACCTCCGCCGGTGCGGGTATTTCGGCCACTACCGAGAGATGCCAGCGATCGTAGAATTGATCAGCGAAAGTATTGATAGTCTCGGCAAGTTGCTCTTCGGCATCGCGCGACAATAGCACCGCCAGATGGAAGCGCGGCGTATATGACCATTGCGCCATCCGCTCCGCCAACCAAATGGCATCTCGCTCCTGGTAGGCATGGCTGGCGAGCCAAGCTCTGTAGTTTTCCTCGTTTTCTTCCGTATCGCCCCCAATCTGCGAAGATTTCGAATCAGGATTTTTCTTCTCGTACATAGGGCTGGCATTCATCGCCGCGTGAACATCCTGCAATTGCCGAGGCGTGGCGAGACCATGGTGAATGCCCACGATCGCGGGTAAATGGGCATGAGTGACGCCCATTTCTAAAAACCGTTCCCAAAGATCCCAGTCTCCGGGATAACCATATTGCCAGCATGCATTATTGTAGCGAAAGTTTTTTAGAAGTGCGTGGTAAAGAGATGAAATTCTGGATATGTTTCCTTCCGAAGGCTGCTTTTCTCCTATTATCGTCATCTGGCCGGGCTCTCTCGGCATAGGGACGAAAAGCACTTTGCCGTGGGCCCACTCCACCTGCTGTTCTTTAGCCAGGTGCAACAAGGCGCTGATATGGTTGGGCGTAAACTCGTCATCATCGTCCAGATGCGTGATCCACTCCCCGCGCGCCAAGCGCAGTCCGAAATTGACCGGCTTCGTCCCAGCTACACACCAGCGAGGCCCGTAATGTCCAGGATAACGACCCCGATGCTTAAGATTGTAGAAGGATACCCGTGGATCGGAGATAGCGCGCAGCAATCTATCCCCCTCTTCGTCCATGGCATCGCCAACGATGATCAGCTCCCAGTGTTCGTAATCCTGCGCCAACACCGATGGCAAGGTCCGTTCCAGAATGAGGCGGGCACGGTTGTAGGTAGGCATGATTATACTGACCAGGGGCTGCAGCTCTGTGAAGGCACGCTGGTATGACTGACTCGCGCGCAATTGTGCCAGGCGTTGAGGATCCCTCGCACGTCGAAGCGGTTTTTCGCGCGCCTGCAACTCGAGAAAGAAACTTTCCTTGAATTGCAGCAAAGCACTCAAATGATCAACCTGCGCCGCGAGCATACGGCGCTCTTCTTCTAGTTGCCGCAGGCGGATTTCGAACTGTTCAAGACTGGACAAAGATTTTTCCTCAAGGCTGCAAGTACGCGTTCGATGGTTTTGGCTTCCATCCGAGAATGCACGGGGAGGCAAATCATGCTTTCAGAGAGTGCTTCCGTGTGCGGAAGCGACACACCGGAAGCATAAGGAGCGAACAAGGTGCTTCGATGAAGCGGCGGATTATAGTAACGTCTGAGTTCCACGCCATCGGAAGCGGCACCCTCAACCAGCGCTGCCGCCGAGAGTCTTGAAGCCAAGCGGACCGGAAGCGTCTGGAAAGCGCAAAATCCGGTGTTCTCGGGCAAGGCGAGCAAACCGGCACGCACTTCTTCGGCCAGACCCGCTCGATAATACTCAATATAGCGGGTGCGGCGTACCACCACCTCGTCAATCCGCTGCAACACAGCCAACCCGACAGCCGCTTTGAATTCGTCGAGCTTGCCGTTTATGCCCTGATAGCGGATGTCGCCGTCCTCCAAGCCGAAATTGATAACCCGCCGGATCCGCTCGGCGAGCGCCGGCGCGCAGAAGATCACCCCGCCCTCGCCGATTCCAAAGGTTTTTGTAGCATGCAGGGAAAATATTTCCGCCACGCCTTGTGTCCCGATCCAGGTAGCATCCGGCAAACGGCCGCCAAGTGCGGCGGCGCTGTCCACGATCATGGATACCCCGTGACGCGCGCACAACGTTTCAATCGTGCTTAGATCCCGCGCCAGTCCATAAGCGCGCACCGGCATCACGGCATCAACCCGCGTCTGGTCCAACAATCGCTCCAAAGCCGAAGCCGAGAGTTCCCAGGTAACGGGATCGACTTCGCAGAACACAGGCGTACAGCCGGCTTCAAGCACGGCCTGCCCGGTGGCGACAAAGGTGAATGAGGGAATGACGACACGGCCGCGTATGCCAAGCGCCATAAGCACGGCCGCCAATCCCGTCGTGGCGGAAGCCACCGGCACGGCAATGCGGTCGCCACTGCCGTATTTGGCCGTCAGTGCGTCGGCAAAGGACTCATGCACGGGACCAAAGTTGGAAAACCATGCATGATCATAAGCCCGCTGCAGGTAGGGCAGCCATGCTTCGGGCGGGGGTAGATCGGGCTTGATGAAACGAATCATGGACGCAGATCCCGGAAGCACCGTGGCGGCGTACCATAGCGTAGGTATAATTCCTGCTCATAACGCAAAATTCTGTCGCGCCGGCGTTCACCAATCAGCCGCGCATCATTCCCCGCATAAATATTCCAAGGATCCAGTGATTTACGCACTACCGAGCCAGCCCCCACCGCTGCGCCAACGCCCACCGTTACGCCCGGTAAAATCACACTGTTGGCACCAATAATCGCATGCGCCTTGATTTCCACATAGGAACGCTTCACCGCCCGGAATTCGGACGGGATCGTCGGATTGGTCAACCCCAGCCCTAGAAAATCATCACTGCCCGTCACGACCCGGATTCCCGAGGATAAGCCGCAGAAATCTTCCAAGTAACATTCGCCGCCACCGGTAATGGAGGTGAAAGATGCGACATGAACGTAATTTCCAATAAAAACGGGCCGGGTTGCAACGATAAACACGTAATCATCTATGATGACGTTTGAACCAATCTCGACATTTTCCGCGCCAACAATCTTGGCCAATGGGTAGATGGTTACATTTTCTCCAACAGATTTAAACTTGTACTCGCTAAGCATGTGCAGCTTCAGCAATAAGCATGCTGTCTGGGCGTGTTTCACGATTGCACAAGGATTCGTGCAAACTGAATCCAAAAGATAAGAAATCAATTTTTGTAAAACCACATTGGCGAAGGCGCAATTCAAGTTCCTCCCGATTGTAAAGGTATTGATGTCCCCACTCGCGCATAGCCATATTCAACATTTGCGCCCGAGTCTCCACAAACTGGTATTCCGGCCATCGCAGCCAATCTTGGTCGCGCCATTCTCCCTTATATTTATCCAGCAAATAGTCGAGATCCGGCATAGCTATACGCAGCACACCGCCCGGTTGCAGTACGCGCCGGCACTCAGCCAGAAGACGCATCCCTGAAGCGAGATCTAGGTGCTCCATGAAATGTTCGTTATAAATGTAATGGACCGATCCATTTGCAAGTGGCAGAGGCTGGCTTAAATCAAGATTCAAGTCCGCGACAGGAGAATCCAGGTCGATATTCAACCATCCATC
The Thermithiobacillus plumbiphilus genome window above contains:
- a CDS encoding flagellar protein FlaG, with the protein product MNIQSINVVPQELGRTEPAPVAPVQPVTLSPDAGRQDLAAPQPEKSAPPKPEAVKEAVRGVNEALRMLSRSIEFSVDEDTGRQLVKVVDQETKQVLRQIPSEEMLAIAKGLDRLVGLLIRDKA
- a CDS encoding flagellin encodes the protein MSAIINTNIASLNAQRNLNTSQSSLNTALQRLSSGLRINSAKDDAAGLAISERFTAQIRGMDQAVRNANDGISLAQTAESALGAAGNILQRIRELAVQSANATNSASDRQALQDEVTQLSSELDRISTTTEFNGKKILDGTFGTASFQVGANANQSIDMTIGSYRTSQYGDHRVSGASSSAASGGFRTSGGDTLAVNGALGSQNITVATDASAKTISEQVNNVSDKTGVTASAKTSIDTTFSAAGSYTLEILSDNSTAQTVSFTIGGTTGSDNLSAAVQAFNDVSSKTGVTASVKTDGSGITLTNASGNNIKVSDTTTANAGAVTIGGVSLAADTTADDAFVTGQVTFDSDSSFSATGTAAKTLTNASETSALKAVSTLDVTSADNATLALKIVDSALSAVNKQRSKMGAVQSRFESTVANLQTTSENLNAARSRIKDADFAAETASLTRGQILQQAGTAMLAQANSLPNNVLSLLRG
- a CDS encoding glycosyltransferase, whose product is MSSLEQFEIRLRQLEEERRMLAAQVDHLSALLQFKESFFLELQAREKPLRRARDPQRLAQLRASQSYQRAFTELQPLVSIIMPTYNRARLILERTLPSVLAQDYEHWELIIVGDAMDEEGDRLLRAISDPRVSFYNLKHRGRYPGHYGPRWCVAGTKPVNFGLRLARGEWITHLDDDDEFTPNHISALLHLAKEQQVEWAHGKVLFVPMPREPGQMTIIGEKQPSEGNISRISSLYHALLKNFRYNNACWQYGYPGDWDLWERFLEMGVTHAHLPAIVGIHHGLATPRQLQDVHAAMNASPMYEKKNPDSKSSQIGGDTEENEENYRAWLASHAYQERDAIWLAERMAQWSYTPRFHLAVLLSRDAEEQLAETINTFADQFYDRWHLSVVAEIPAPAEVAGLEVLTWIQAKDGLATLNEALCMQEADWVGVIHAGDRIAPHALFAFVEAINRHPGWQLIYSDEDSWQDGMRQAPRFKPDFNPDLLRSMDYIGDLLLMHRDLFHDLGGFDPVMAEAARYDLMLRAYERLGVDGIGHIPDVLYHRVTQAPAPPEMACKALQAHLYRCGEDANVESGLLPDTRRVRYVLQGQPWVTIIIPTRDRRDLLEPCIEGVLHRSSYPHFDILIVDNDSKDPATLEYLDALRAHYPERVSVLAYPHPFNYAAQMNLAARQARGEFLVLLNNDTELTQSDWIEVMLGQAQRDEIGGVGVRLLFPDGALQHAGVVLGMSVFGVADHPGHGQPASNCGYLGRFQVEQNYSAVTAACLMVDKKKYFQVEGLDEENLHINYNDVDFCLKLQDAGYRNVWTPFVSMVHKGSASRHTDVDKPVEHPRFWHEVDTMLSRWGKRLSNDPAFNRNLSLMEVSFSIEREAGLTWDPDWRPRARVLALAADRMGCGEQRVWGPMRALNHAGAIQGWSSGFLFTPTEVGRMDPESIVFQRQIEWRQIEAIQRHKKFNRALRIFELDDLMTQVPFENGNHAAIPKNISERLRTAVGMCDRLVVSTEPLAHAYGSWAPEMRVVPNFIERARWADLAPPRQARKKPRVGWAGAAGHEGDLSVIAEAVRLLANEVDWVFFGMCPDSWRSYVSEFHPPVPIEAYPARLAALNLDLAIAPLELNAFNEAKSHLRILEYGILGYPVVCTDIYPYQAAPVTRVRNRTQEWVDAIRMHLADPVASAAAGERLRTYVLQNWILEENLDKWVEAWLP
- a CDS encoding DegT/DnrJ/EryC1/StrS family aminotransferase → MIRFIKPDLPPPEAWLPYLQRAYDHAWFSNFGPVHESFADALTAKYGSGDRIAVPVASATTGLAAVLMALGIRGRVVIPSFTFVATGQAVLEAGCTPVFCEVDPVTWELSASALERLLDQTRVDAVMPVRAYGLARDLSTIETLCARHGVSMIVDSAAALGGRLPDATWIGTQGVAEIFSLHATKTFGIGEGGVIFCAPALAERIRRVINFGLEDGDIRYQGINGKLDEFKAAVGLAVLQRIDEVVVRRTRYIEYYRAGLAEEVRAGLLALPENTGFCAFQTLPVRLASRLSAAALVEGAASDGVELRRYYNPPLHRSTLFAPYASGVSLPHTEALSESMICLPVHSRMEAKTIERVLAALRKNLCPVLNSSKSACGN